Below is a genomic region from Bacillus mycoides.
CGTAAACCAGAACAAGTTGCAGAAAAGCTTGTTCGTTTCGATATTCCAGCGAAAGCGGAGCAAGTATTCACAACGAGTATGGCTACAGCGAACTTTATTTATGAGCGTAAACAAGATGCGACTGTATATATGATTGGTGAAGAGGGCTTACACGCTGCTCTTGTGGAAAAAGGATTTGAACTTGTGGATGAAAATCCTGATTTCGTCATTGTTGGTTTAGATCGCGATATCACATATGAAAAATTAGCAAAAGCGTGCCTTGCTGTGCGTAACGGTGCAACGTTTATTTCAACAAATGGGGATATCGCAATTCCGACTGAGCGCGGATTATTACCAGGTAACGGTTCATTAACATCAGTTGTTGCAGTATCAACAGGTGTGGACCCAATCTTTATTGGTAAACCAGAATCAATCATTATGGAACAAGCGTTGAAAGTGCTTGG
It encodes:
- a CDS encoding TIGR01457 family HAD-type hydrolase: MYKGYLIDLDGTMYRGEEQIEEASDFVKALGERGIPYLFVTNNSTRKPEQVAEKLVRFDIPAKAEQVFTTSMATANFIYERKQDATVYMIGEEGLHAALVEKGFELVDENPDFVIVGLDRDITYEKLAKACLAVRNGATFISTNGDIAIPTERGLLPGNGSLTSVVAVSTGVDPIFIGKPESIIMEQALKVLGIGKEEALMVGDNYDTDILAGINASMHTLLVHTGVTSVDKLTEYEVQPTQVVHNLTEWIEKM